The Coregonus clupeaformis isolate EN_2021a chromosome 20, ASM2061545v1, whole genome shotgun sequence genome contains a region encoding:
- the LOC121533568 gene encoding mitochondrial coenzyme A transporter SLC25A42-like codes for MAHTVQDHQMAQPQAAVLSLPPSGQAKRWTVLDSLLCGAFAGAVAKTVIAPLDRTKIIFQVSSQRFSAKEAFRLLYCTYMKDGFLSLWRGNSATMVRVIPYAAIQFSSHDQYKRILGGYFGFQGKALPPFPRFLAGSLAGTTAAMLTYPLDMVRARMAVTPRQMYSNILHVFVRITQEEGIKTLYRGFCPTILGVIPYSGITFFTYETLKNLHAERTRRSQPYSYERLAFGACAGLIGQSASYPLDVVRRRMQTAGVTGQQYGSVLGTMKTIVVQEGVVRGLYKGLSMNWIKGPIAVGVSFTTFDLMHNLLHKMHQLGYFTH; via the exons ATGGCCCATACAGTGCAGGACCACCAGATGGCACAGCCCCAGGCAGCAgtgctgtctctccctccctccggccAGGCTAAA AGATGGACAGTGTTGGACTCCCTGCTATGTGGAGCATTTGCAGGCGCTGTGGCCAAAACAGTCATAGCTCCTCTGGACAGAACCAAGATCATCTTCCAAG TGTCCTCACAAAGATTCTCTGCTAAG gaagCCTTCAGACTCCTCTATTGTACGTACATGAAAGATGGCTTCCTCAGTCTGTGGAGGGGCAACTCTGCCACCATGGTGCGGGTCATCCCCTACGCTGCCATCCAGTTCAGCTCCCACGACCAGTACAAGAGAATCCTGGGGGGATACTTCGGCTTCCAGGGAAA AGCCCTTCCTCCTTTTCCACGTTTCCTGGCAGGGTCGTTGGCTGGCACCACAGCTGCCATGCTCACCTATCCCCTGGACATGGTGCGGGCCAGGATGGCAGTGACGCCCAGACAAAT GTACAGCAACATTCTGCACGTGTTTGTACGCATTACACAGGAGGAGGGCATTAAGACCCTGTACAGAGGCTTCTGCCCAACCATCCTGGGAGTGATCCCATACTCAGGAATCACCTTCTTCACATATGAGACCCTCAAGAATCTGCATGCAG AGAGGACTAGGCGGTCCCAGCCGTACTCCTACGAGCGTCTGGCGTTTGGCGCGTGTGCCGGCCTGATCGGCCAGTCGGCCTCTTACCCGCTGGACGTGGTTCGCCGACGTATGCAGACAGCGGGGGTGACGGGCCAACAGTACGGCAGCGTCCTGGGCACCATGAAGACGATTGTGGTGCAGGAGGGGGTGGtgcgtggactctacaagggcCTCAGTATGAACTGGATCAAAGGTCCTATCGCTGTGGGGGTCAGCTTCACCACCTTTGACCTCATGCACA
- the LOC121533566 gene encoding MAU2 chromatid cohesion factor homolog isoform X2, which translates to MASNVEAPESWYLALLGFAEHFRTSSPPKIRLCVHCLQAVFQFKPPQRVEARTHLQLGSVLYHHTKNSELARSHLEKAWLISQQIPQFEDVKFEAASLLSELYCQQNLVDSAKPLLRKAIQISQQTPYWHCRLLFQLAQLHTLEKDLVSACDLLGVGAEYARVVGSEYTRALFLLSKGMLLLMERKLGEVHPLLTLCGTIVENWQGNPIQKESLRVFFLVLQVTHYLDAGQVKSVKPCLKQLQQCIQTISTLHDDEILPSNPADLFHWLPKEHMCVLVYLVTVMHSMQAGYLEKAQKYTDKALMQLEKLKMLDSSPILSTFQVILLEHIIMCRLVTGHKATALQEISQVCQLCQQSPRLFTNHAAQLHTLLGLYCISVNCMDNAEAQFTAALRVSDLTTHQELWAFIVTNLASVYIREGNRHQELYSLLERINPDHNFPVSSHCLRAAAFYIRGLLSFFQGRYNEAKRFLRETLKMSNAEDLNRLTACSLVLLGHIFYVLGNHRESNNMVVPAMQLASKIPDMSVQLWSSALLKDLNKALGNTIDAHEAAQMHQNFSQQLLQDHIAACSLPEHNLISWTDGPPPGQFQAQNGPTTSLASLL; encoded by the exons ATGGCGTCCAACGTAGAGGCCCCGGAATCGTGGTACCTCGCCCTCCTAGGCTTTGCAGAACATTTCCGCACCTCAAGTCCACCCAAAATTCGTCTGTGTGTGCATTGTCTTCAAGCGGTTTTCCAGTTTAAACCTCCGCAAAGGGTGGAGGCCAGAACTCACCTTCAACTCGGCTCGGTGCTCTATCATCATACGAAGAACAGCGAGCTCGCGCGGAGCCACTTGGAGAAAGCG TGGTTAATATCACAACAA ATCCCACAGTTTGAAGATGTTAAATTTGAAGCAGCAAGTCTTTTGTCAGAACTCTACTGTCAGCAG AATCTGGTGGATTCTGCAAAGCCTTTACTGCGAAAGGCAATCCAGATCTCACAGCAAACTCCCTATTGGCACTGTCGCCTGCTGTTTCAACTGGCG CAACTGCACACTCTGGAGAAAGACCTTGTGTCTGCCTGTGACCTCCTAGGGGTCGGTGCTGAGTATGCCAGAGTGGTGGGCTCGGAATACACCAG GGCACTGTTCCTCCTGAGTAAAGGAATG CTCCTACTGATGGAGAGGAAGCTGGGGGAGGTGCACCCTCTGCTCACGCTGTGCGGGACGATCGTGGAGAACTGGCAGGGAAATCCCATCCAGAAAGAGTCTCTCAGGGTATTTTTCCTGGTGCTGCAGGTCACACACTACCTGGATGCCGGACAG GTGAAGAGTGTGAAGCCCTGTCTTAAGCAGCTGCAGCAGTGCATCCAGACCATCTCTACACTCCATGATGATGAGATCCTGCCCAGTAACCCTGCTGACCTCTTTCACTGGCTGCCCAAGGAACACATGTGTGTTCTCGTCTACCTG GTGACCGTCATGCACTCCATGCAAGCAGGGTATTTGGAGAAGGCACAGAAATACACAGACAAAGCGCTCATGCAGCTTGAGAAACTAAAAA TGCTGGACAGCAGTCCCATCCTCTCCACGTTCCAGGTCATTCTGCTGGAGCACATCATCATGTGTCGGCTAGTCACTGGTCACAAGGCTACTGCATTACAAGAG ATCTCCCAGGTCTGCCAACTGTGCCAACAGTCCCCCAGGTTATTCACCAATCACGCTGCTCAACTCCACACTCTACTA GGCCTGTATTGCATATCTGTCAACTGTATGGACAATGCAGAGGCACAGTTCACTGCCGCTTTGCGGGTAAGTGAC CTAACCACGCACCAGGAGCTGTGGGCGTTCATTGTGACAAACCTCGCCAGTGTCTACATCAGGGAAGGAAACAGACACCAGGAG CTCTACAGTCTCCTTGAGAGGATAAACCCTGATCACAACTTTCCTGTGAG CTCTCACTGTCTCCGCGCTGCAGCTTTCTACATCCGAGGACTCCTGTCCTTCTTCCAAGGACGCTACAACGAGGCCAA ACGGTTCCTTAGAGAAACTCTAAAGATGTCCAACGCGGAGGACCTGAATAGACTGACAGCCTGCTCACTGGTTCTGCTAGGCCATATATTCTATGTACTGGGAAACCATAGG GAAAGCAACAACATGGTGGTCCCAGCGATGCAGCTGGCTAGCAAGATCCCTGACATGTCTGTCCAGCTGTGGTCCTCAGCACTTTTAAAAG ATCTGAACAAGGCCCTGGGAAACACCATAGATGCCCATGAAGCAGCTCAGATGCACCAGAACTTCTCCCAGCAGCTTCTCCAGGACCACATCGCTGCCTGCAGCCTCCCCGAACACAACCTAATCAGT TGGACGGACGGCCCACCACCTGGGCAGTTTCAAGCCCAGAACGGCCCGACAACCAGCCTGGCCAGCCTGCTATGA
- the LOC121533566 gene encoding MAU2 chromatid cohesion factor homolog isoform X3 yields MASNVEAPESWYLALLGFAEHFRTSSPPKIRLCVHCLQAVFQFKPPQRVEARTHLQLGSVLYHHTKNSELARSHLEKAWLISQQIPQFEDVKFEAASLLSELYCQQVPNLVDSAKPLLRKAIQISQQTPYWHCRLLFQLAQLHTLEKDLVSACDLLGVGAEYARVVGSEYTRALFLLSKGMLLLMERKLGEVHPLLTLCGTIVENWQGNPIQKESLRVFFLVLQVTHYLDAGQVKSVKPCLKQLQQCIQTISTLHDDEILPSNPADLFHWLPKEHMCVLVYLVTVMHSMQAGYLEKAQKYTDKALMQLEKLKMLDSSPILSTFQVILLEHIIMCRLVTGHKATALQEISQVCQLCQQSPRLFTNHAAQLHTLLGLYCISVNCMDNAEAQFTAALRLTTHQELWAFIVTNLASVYIREGNRHQELYSLLERINPDHNFPVSSHCLRAAAFYIRGLLSFFQGRYNEAKRFLRETLKMSNAEDLNRLTACSLVLLGHIFYVLGNHRESNNMVVPAMQLASKIPDMSVQLWSSALLKDLNKALGNTIDAHEAAQMHQNFSQQLLQDHIAACSLPEHNLISWTDGPPPGQFQAQNGPTTSLASLL; encoded by the exons ATGGCGTCCAACGTAGAGGCCCCGGAATCGTGGTACCTCGCCCTCCTAGGCTTTGCAGAACATTTCCGCACCTCAAGTCCACCCAAAATTCGTCTGTGTGTGCATTGTCTTCAAGCGGTTTTCCAGTTTAAACCTCCGCAAAGGGTGGAGGCCAGAACTCACCTTCAACTCGGCTCGGTGCTCTATCATCATACGAAGAACAGCGAGCTCGCGCGGAGCCACTTGGAGAAAGCG TGGTTAATATCACAACAA ATCCCACAGTTTGAAGATGTTAAATTTGAAGCAGCAAGTCTTTTGTCAGAACTCTACTGTCAGCAGGTACCG AATCTGGTGGATTCTGCAAAGCCTTTACTGCGAAAGGCAATCCAGATCTCACAGCAAACTCCCTATTGGCACTGTCGCCTGCTGTTTCAACTGGCG CAACTGCACACTCTGGAGAAAGACCTTGTGTCTGCCTGTGACCTCCTAGGGGTCGGTGCTGAGTATGCCAGAGTGGTGGGCTCGGAATACACCAG GGCACTGTTCCTCCTGAGTAAAGGAATG CTCCTACTGATGGAGAGGAAGCTGGGGGAGGTGCACCCTCTGCTCACGCTGTGCGGGACGATCGTGGAGAACTGGCAGGGAAATCCCATCCAGAAAGAGTCTCTCAGGGTATTTTTCCTGGTGCTGCAGGTCACACACTACCTGGATGCCGGACAG GTGAAGAGTGTGAAGCCCTGTCTTAAGCAGCTGCAGCAGTGCATCCAGACCATCTCTACACTCCATGATGATGAGATCCTGCCCAGTAACCCTGCTGACCTCTTTCACTGGCTGCCCAAGGAACACATGTGTGTTCTCGTCTACCTG GTGACCGTCATGCACTCCATGCAAGCAGGGTATTTGGAGAAGGCACAGAAATACACAGACAAAGCGCTCATGCAGCTTGAGAAACTAAAAA TGCTGGACAGCAGTCCCATCCTCTCCACGTTCCAGGTCATTCTGCTGGAGCACATCATCATGTGTCGGCTAGTCACTGGTCACAAGGCTACTGCATTACAAGAG ATCTCCCAGGTCTGCCAACTGTGCCAACAGTCCCCCAGGTTATTCACCAATCACGCTGCTCAACTCCACACTCTACTA GGCCTGTATTGCATATCTGTCAACTGTATGGACAATGCAGAGGCACAGTTCACTGCCGCTTTGCGG CTAACCACGCACCAGGAGCTGTGGGCGTTCATTGTGACAAACCTCGCCAGTGTCTACATCAGGGAAGGAAACAGACACCAGGAG CTCTACAGTCTCCTTGAGAGGATAAACCCTGATCACAACTTTCCTGTGAG CTCTCACTGTCTCCGCGCTGCAGCTTTCTACATCCGAGGACTCCTGTCCTTCTTCCAAGGACGCTACAACGAGGCCAA ACGGTTCCTTAGAGAAACTCTAAAGATGTCCAACGCGGAGGACCTGAATAGACTGACAGCCTGCTCACTGGTTCTGCTAGGCCATATATTCTATGTACTGGGAAACCATAGG GAAAGCAACAACATGGTGGTCCCAGCGATGCAGCTGGCTAGCAAGATCCCTGACATGTCTGTCCAGCTGTGGTCCTCAGCACTTTTAAAAG ATCTGAACAAGGCCCTGGGAAACACCATAGATGCCCATGAAGCAGCTCAGATGCACCAGAACTTCTCCCAGCAGCTTCTCCAGGACCACATCGCTGCCTGCAGCCTCCCCGAACACAACCTAATCAGT TGGACGGACGGCCCACCACCTGGGCAGTTTCAAGCCCAGAACGGCCCGACAACCAGCCTGGCCAGCCTGCTATGA
- the LOC121533566 gene encoding MAU2 chromatid cohesion factor homolog isoform X4, with the protein MASNVEAPESWYLALLGFAEHFRTSSPPKIRLCVHCLQAVFQFKPPQRVEARTHLQLGSVLYHHTKNSELARSHLEKAWLISQQIPQFEDVKFEAASLLSELYCQQNLVDSAKPLLRKAIQISQQTPYWHCRLLFQLAQLHTLEKDLVSACDLLGVGAEYARVVGSEYTRALFLLSKGMLLLMERKLGEVHPLLTLCGTIVENWQGNPIQKESLRVFFLVLQVTHYLDAGQVKSVKPCLKQLQQCIQTISTLHDDEILPSNPADLFHWLPKEHMCVLVYLVTVMHSMQAGYLEKAQKYTDKALMQLEKLKMLDSSPILSTFQVILLEHIIMCRLVTGHKATALQEISQVCQLCQQSPRLFTNHAAQLHTLLGLYCISVNCMDNAEAQFTAALRLTTHQELWAFIVTNLASVYIREGNRHQELYSLLERINPDHNFPVSSHCLRAAAFYIRGLLSFFQGRYNEAKRFLRETLKMSNAEDLNRLTACSLVLLGHIFYVLGNHRESNNMVVPAMQLASKIPDMSVQLWSSALLKDLNKALGNTIDAHEAAQMHQNFSQQLLQDHIAACSLPEHNLISWTDGPPPGQFQAQNGPTTSLASLL; encoded by the exons ATGGCGTCCAACGTAGAGGCCCCGGAATCGTGGTACCTCGCCCTCCTAGGCTTTGCAGAACATTTCCGCACCTCAAGTCCACCCAAAATTCGTCTGTGTGTGCATTGTCTTCAAGCGGTTTTCCAGTTTAAACCTCCGCAAAGGGTGGAGGCCAGAACTCACCTTCAACTCGGCTCGGTGCTCTATCATCATACGAAGAACAGCGAGCTCGCGCGGAGCCACTTGGAGAAAGCG TGGTTAATATCACAACAA ATCCCACAGTTTGAAGATGTTAAATTTGAAGCAGCAAGTCTTTTGTCAGAACTCTACTGTCAGCAG AATCTGGTGGATTCTGCAAAGCCTTTACTGCGAAAGGCAATCCAGATCTCACAGCAAACTCCCTATTGGCACTGTCGCCTGCTGTTTCAACTGGCG CAACTGCACACTCTGGAGAAAGACCTTGTGTCTGCCTGTGACCTCCTAGGGGTCGGTGCTGAGTATGCCAGAGTGGTGGGCTCGGAATACACCAG GGCACTGTTCCTCCTGAGTAAAGGAATG CTCCTACTGATGGAGAGGAAGCTGGGGGAGGTGCACCCTCTGCTCACGCTGTGCGGGACGATCGTGGAGAACTGGCAGGGAAATCCCATCCAGAAAGAGTCTCTCAGGGTATTTTTCCTGGTGCTGCAGGTCACACACTACCTGGATGCCGGACAG GTGAAGAGTGTGAAGCCCTGTCTTAAGCAGCTGCAGCAGTGCATCCAGACCATCTCTACACTCCATGATGATGAGATCCTGCCCAGTAACCCTGCTGACCTCTTTCACTGGCTGCCCAAGGAACACATGTGTGTTCTCGTCTACCTG GTGACCGTCATGCACTCCATGCAAGCAGGGTATTTGGAGAAGGCACAGAAATACACAGACAAAGCGCTCATGCAGCTTGAGAAACTAAAAA TGCTGGACAGCAGTCCCATCCTCTCCACGTTCCAGGTCATTCTGCTGGAGCACATCATCATGTGTCGGCTAGTCACTGGTCACAAGGCTACTGCATTACAAGAG ATCTCCCAGGTCTGCCAACTGTGCCAACAGTCCCCCAGGTTATTCACCAATCACGCTGCTCAACTCCACACTCTACTA GGCCTGTATTGCATATCTGTCAACTGTATGGACAATGCAGAGGCACAGTTCACTGCCGCTTTGCGG CTAACCACGCACCAGGAGCTGTGGGCGTTCATTGTGACAAACCTCGCCAGTGTCTACATCAGGGAAGGAAACAGACACCAGGAG CTCTACAGTCTCCTTGAGAGGATAAACCCTGATCACAACTTTCCTGTGAG CTCTCACTGTCTCCGCGCTGCAGCTTTCTACATCCGAGGACTCCTGTCCTTCTTCCAAGGACGCTACAACGAGGCCAA ACGGTTCCTTAGAGAAACTCTAAAGATGTCCAACGCGGAGGACCTGAATAGACTGACAGCCTGCTCACTGGTTCTGCTAGGCCATATATTCTATGTACTGGGAAACCATAGG GAAAGCAACAACATGGTGGTCCCAGCGATGCAGCTGGCTAGCAAGATCCCTGACATGTCTGTCCAGCTGTGGTCCTCAGCACTTTTAAAAG ATCTGAACAAGGCCCTGGGAAACACCATAGATGCCCATGAAGCAGCTCAGATGCACCAGAACTTCTCCCAGCAGCTTCTCCAGGACCACATCGCTGCCTGCAGCCTCCCCGAACACAACCTAATCAGT TGGACGGACGGCCCACCACCTGGGCAGTTTCAAGCCCAGAACGGCCCGACAACCAGCCTGGCCAGCCTGCTATGA
- the LOC121533566 gene encoding MAU2 chromatid cohesion factor homolog isoform X5 translates to MASNVEAPESWYLALLGFAEHFRTSSPPKIRLCVHCLQAVFQFKPPQRVEARTHLQLGSVLYHHTKNSELARSHLEKAWLISQQIPQFEDVKFEAASLLSELYCQQVPNLVDSAKPLLRKAIQISQQTPYWHCRLLFQLAQLHTLEKDLVSACDLLGVGAEYARVVGSEYTRALFLLSKGMLLLMERKLGEVHPLLTLCGTIVENWQGNPIQKESLRVKSVKPCLKQLQQCIQTISTLHDDEILPSNPADLFHWLPKEHMCVLVYLVTVMHSMQAGYLEKAQKYTDKALMQLEKLKMLDSSPILSTFQVILLEHIIMCRLVTGHKATALQEISQVCQLCQQSPRLFTNHAAQLHTLLGLYCISVNCMDNAEAQFTAALRVSDLTTHQELWAFIVTNLASVYIREGNRHQELYSLLERINPDHNFPVSSHCLRAAAFYIRGLLSFFQGRYNEAKRFLRETLKMSNAEDLNRLTACSLVLLGHIFYVLGNHRESNNMVVPAMQLASKIPDMSVQLWSSALLKDLNKALGNTIDAHEAAQMHQNFSQQLLQDHIAACSLPEHNLISWTDGPPPGQFQAQNGPTTSLASLL, encoded by the exons ATGGCGTCCAACGTAGAGGCCCCGGAATCGTGGTACCTCGCCCTCCTAGGCTTTGCAGAACATTTCCGCACCTCAAGTCCACCCAAAATTCGTCTGTGTGTGCATTGTCTTCAAGCGGTTTTCCAGTTTAAACCTCCGCAAAGGGTGGAGGCCAGAACTCACCTTCAACTCGGCTCGGTGCTCTATCATCATACGAAGAACAGCGAGCTCGCGCGGAGCCACTTGGAGAAAGCG TGGTTAATATCACAACAA ATCCCACAGTTTGAAGATGTTAAATTTGAAGCAGCAAGTCTTTTGTCAGAACTCTACTGTCAGCAGGTACCG AATCTGGTGGATTCTGCAAAGCCTTTACTGCGAAAGGCAATCCAGATCTCACAGCAAACTCCCTATTGGCACTGTCGCCTGCTGTTTCAACTGGCG CAACTGCACACTCTGGAGAAAGACCTTGTGTCTGCCTGTGACCTCCTAGGGGTCGGTGCTGAGTATGCCAGAGTGGTGGGCTCGGAATACACCAG GGCACTGTTCCTCCTGAGTAAAGGAATG CTCCTACTGATGGAGAGGAAGCTGGGGGAGGTGCACCCTCTGCTCACGCTGTGCGGGACGATCGTGGAGAACTGGCAGGGAAATCCCATCCAGAAAGAGTCTCTCAGG GTGAAGAGTGTGAAGCCCTGTCTTAAGCAGCTGCAGCAGTGCATCCAGACCATCTCTACACTCCATGATGATGAGATCCTGCCCAGTAACCCTGCTGACCTCTTTCACTGGCTGCCCAAGGAACACATGTGTGTTCTCGTCTACCTG GTGACCGTCATGCACTCCATGCAAGCAGGGTATTTGGAGAAGGCACAGAAATACACAGACAAAGCGCTCATGCAGCTTGAGAAACTAAAAA TGCTGGACAGCAGTCCCATCCTCTCCACGTTCCAGGTCATTCTGCTGGAGCACATCATCATGTGTCGGCTAGTCACTGGTCACAAGGCTACTGCATTACAAGAG ATCTCCCAGGTCTGCCAACTGTGCCAACAGTCCCCCAGGTTATTCACCAATCACGCTGCTCAACTCCACACTCTACTA GGCCTGTATTGCATATCTGTCAACTGTATGGACAATGCAGAGGCACAGTTCACTGCCGCTTTGCGGGTAAGTGAC CTAACCACGCACCAGGAGCTGTGGGCGTTCATTGTGACAAACCTCGCCAGTGTCTACATCAGGGAAGGAAACAGACACCAGGAG CTCTACAGTCTCCTTGAGAGGATAAACCCTGATCACAACTTTCCTGTGAG CTCTCACTGTCTCCGCGCTGCAGCTTTCTACATCCGAGGACTCCTGTCCTTCTTCCAAGGACGCTACAACGAGGCCAA ACGGTTCCTTAGAGAAACTCTAAAGATGTCCAACGCGGAGGACCTGAATAGACTGACAGCCTGCTCACTGGTTCTGCTAGGCCATATATTCTATGTACTGGGAAACCATAGG GAAAGCAACAACATGGTGGTCCCAGCGATGCAGCTGGCTAGCAAGATCCCTGACATGTCTGTCCAGCTGTGGTCCTCAGCACTTTTAAAAG ATCTGAACAAGGCCCTGGGAAACACCATAGATGCCCATGAAGCAGCTCAGATGCACCAGAACTTCTCCCAGCAGCTTCTCCAGGACCACATCGCTGCCTGCAGCCTCCCCGAACACAACCTAATCAGT TGGACGGACGGCCCACCACCTGGGCAGTTTCAAGCCCAGAACGGCCCGACAACCAGCCTGGCCAGCCTGCTATGA
- the LOC121533566 gene encoding MAU2 chromatid cohesion factor homolog isoform X1 → MASNVEAPESWYLALLGFAEHFRTSSPPKIRLCVHCLQAVFQFKPPQRVEARTHLQLGSVLYHHTKNSELARSHLEKAWLISQQIPQFEDVKFEAASLLSELYCQQVPNLVDSAKPLLRKAIQISQQTPYWHCRLLFQLAQLHTLEKDLVSACDLLGVGAEYARVVGSEYTRALFLLSKGMLLLMERKLGEVHPLLTLCGTIVENWQGNPIQKESLRVFFLVLQVTHYLDAGQVKSVKPCLKQLQQCIQTISTLHDDEILPSNPADLFHWLPKEHMCVLVYLVTVMHSMQAGYLEKAQKYTDKALMQLEKLKMLDSSPILSTFQVILLEHIIMCRLVTGHKATALQEISQVCQLCQQSPRLFTNHAAQLHTLLGLYCISVNCMDNAEAQFTAALRVSDLTTHQELWAFIVTNLASVYIREGNRHQELYSLLERINPDHNFPVSSHCLRAAAFYIRGLLSFFQGRYNEAKRFLRETLKMSNAEDLNRLTACSLVLLGHIFYVLGNHRESNNMVVPAMQLASKIPDMSVQLWSSALLKDLNKALGNTIDAHEAAQMHQNFSQQLLQDHIAACSLPEHNLISWTDGPPPGQFQAQNGPTTSLASLL, encoded by the exons ATGGCGTCCAACGTAGAGGCCCCGGAATCGTGGTACCTCGCCCTCCTAGGCTTTGCAGAACATTTCCGCACCTCAAGTCCACCCAAAATTCGTCTGTGTGTGCATTGTCTTCAAGCGGTTTTCCAGTTTAAACCTCCGCAAAGGGTGGAGGCCAGAACTCACCTTCAACTCGGCTCGGTGCTCTATCATCATACGAAGAACAGCGAGCTCGCGCGGAGCCACTTGGAGAAAGCG TGGTTAATATCACAACAA ATCCCACAGTTTGAAGATGTTAAATTTGAAGCAGCAAGTCTTTTGTCAGAACTCTACTGTCAGCAGGTACCG AATCTGGTGGATTCTGCAAAGCCTTTACTGCGAAAGGCAATCCAGATCTCACAGCAAACTCCCTATTGGCACTGTCGCCTGCTGTTTCAACTGGCG CAACTGCACACTCTGGAGAAAGACCTTGTGTCTGCCTGTGACCTCCTAGGGGTCGGTGCTGAGTATGCCAGAGTGGTGGGCTCGGAATACACCAG GGCACTGTTCCTCCTGAGTAAAGGAATG CTCCTACTGATGGAGAGGAAGCTGGGGGAGGTGCACCCTCTGCTCACGCTGTGCGGGACGATCGTGGAGAACTGGCAGGGAAATCCCATCCAGAAAGAGTCTCTCAGGGTATTTTTCCTGGTGCTGCAGGTCACACACTACCTGGATGCCGGACAG GTGAAGAGTGTGAAGCCCTGTCTTAAGCAGCTGCAGCAGTGCATCCAGACCATCTCTACACTCCATGATGATGAGATCCTGCCCAGTAACCCTGCTGACCTCTTTCACTGGCTGCCCAAGGAACACATGTGTGTTCTCGTCTACCTG GTGACCGTCATGCACTCCATGCAAGCAGGGTATTTGGAGAAGGCACAGAAATACACAGACAAAGCGCTCATGCAGCTTGAGAAACTAAAAA TGCTGGACAGCAGTCCCATCCTCTCCACGTTCCAGGTCATTCTGCTGGAGCACATCATCATGTGTCGGCTAGTCACTGGTCACAAGGCTACTGCATTACAAGAG ATCTCCCAGGTCTGCCAACTGTGCCAACAGTCCCCCAGGTTATTCACCAATCACGCTGCTCAACTCCACACTCTACTA GGCCTGTATTGCATATCTGTCAACTGTATGGACAATGCAGAGGCACAGTTCACTGCCGCTTTGCGGGTAAGTGAC CTAACCACGCACCAGGAGCTGTGGGCGTTCATTGTGACAAACCTCGCCAGTGTCTACATCAGGGAAGGAAACAGACACCAGGAG CTCTACAGTCTCCTTGAGAGGATAAACCCTGATCACAACTTTCCTGTGAG CTCTCACTGTCTCCGCGCTGCAGCTTTCTACATCCGAGGACTCCTGTCCTTCTTCCAAGGACGCTACAACGAGGCCAA ACGGTTCCTTAGAGAAACTCTAAAGATGTCCAACGCGGAGGACCTGAATAGACTGACAGCCTGCTCACTGGTTCTGCTAGGCCATATATTCTATGTACTGGGAAACCATAGG GAAAGCAACAACATGGTGGTCCCAGCGATGCAGCTGGCTAGCAAGATCCCTGACATGTCTGTCCAGCTGTGGTCCTCAGCACTTTTAAAAG ATCTGAACAAGGCCCTGGGAAACACCATAGATGCCCATGAAGCAGCTCAGATGCACCAGAACTTCTCCCAGCAGCTTCTCCAGGACCACATCGCTGCCTGCAGCCTCCCCGAACACAACCTAATCAGT TGGACGGACGGCCCACCACCTGGGCAGTTTCAAGCCCAGAACGGCCCGACAACCAGCCTGGCCAGCCTGCTATGA